From the Pseudomonas syringae KCTC 12500 genome, the window TTGATCAATTGCGGCAGATACCCGGCATAGAGGGCTGGAATGGCCTCGACAGATGGCGTTCCGATCACAAAACAGCGATGCAGAACTGTTCTGCAATTGCTTTCCGGTCTATCGTGCATGGACAACAGAATCGATCAGATAACGACCTGCCCGCTGACTCCGGTGGCGGTCACCAAGAGAGTTCATTCGATGACCGACTCACCCGAAGATCGCCGTCGTTTCAAACGCATTGCCTTTGATGCCAAGACCGATCTGAAGCAAGGCGACAAAAGCTGGAAAGTGCAACTGGTCGACCTGTCCCTCAAAGGGTTGCTGATCGACCGGCCTGATCCGTGGAACGGTGATCAGACGCAGCCCTTTGAAGTCGACATCATTCTAAGCAACGATGCCCATGTGAAAATGGATGTCGAAATCACCCATGACAACAACCGGCAACTGGGATTCGTTTGCCGGCACATTGGGCTGGAGTCAATCAGCCACCTTAGGCGGCTGGTCGAATTGAACCTCGGAGACCCCGAGGAACTGGATCGGGAACTGGCAGCCTTGATCGAACTGCAGGAATAATCATCAGGGCGAAGTTACTCGAACAGCGCATCGAGGGCCTGCTCAAGTCGCGTAACGGCAATGATCTGCAAGCCGGGCGGCGCTTCTTTCGGCGCGTTGCCCTTGGGCACGATGGCGCGCTTGAAGCCGTGCTTGGCGGCCTCCTTGAGGCGCTCCTGACCGCTGGGCACCGGCCTGACTTCACCGGACAGCCCAACCTCACCGAACACCAGCAAGTCATGCGGCAGCGGACGATTGCGCAGGCTGGACATCACTGCGGCCATCAAGGCCAGGTCGGAGGCGGTTTCCAGCACTTTCACGCCGCCTACCACGTTGAGGAACACGTCCTGATCGTGAGTAGGAATGCCACCGTGACGGTGAAGGACTGCCAGCAGCATCGCCAGACGATTCTGATCCAGTCCCAGCGTTACACGGCGCGGGTTGGACATGTGACTGTCGTCCACCAGCGCCTGCACTTCCACCAGCATCGGCCGCGTGCCTTCCCAGGTGGCCATGACCACACTACCCGGCACTTCTTCCTGCGCACGAGTGAGAAAGATCGCCGACGGGTTGGAGACTTCTTTCAGGCCCTTGTCGGTCATGCCGAACACGCCCAGCTCATTGACCGCGCCAAAGCGGTTCTTCACCGCTCGTAACAGGCGCAGGCGACCATCCGACTCGCCCTCGAAATACAGCACGGTGTCGACCATGTGCTCAAGCACACGCGGACCGGCCAGGGCGCCTTCCTTGGTGACGTGGCCGACCAGGAAGATCGCCGTGCCGCTCTGCTTGGCGTAACGCACCAGCAAGGCGGCGCTTTCACGAACCTGCGACACGCCGCCAGGGGCCGACTGCAGCTGTTCGGTGAAAATCGTCTGGATCGAATCGATCACCATCACCTTGGGCTTCTCGACCTTGGCAGTGGCAATGATGGTCTCGATGCAGGTTTCGGTCATGACCCGCAGCTTGTCCTGCGGCAGGCCCAGGCGCCGGGCGCGCATGGCGACCTGCTGCTGGGATTCCTCACCAGTGACATACAGCGCAGGCATGCGCTGGGCGATGTTGCACAGCGTCTGCAAGAGGATCGTGGACTTGCCGATGCCGGGGTCACCGCCAATCAGCACCACCGAACCGTCAACCAGACCGCCGCCGAGTACCCTGTCCAGCTCGGTGGAGTTGGTGGAGAAGCGCGGGATTTCTTCGACGCTGACCTCCGCCAGGGTCCTGATCTGCGCCTGCGAACCGGTCCAGCCAGTACGCCCGGTGGGCGGCGCGGCGGCACCGCTTTCAATCATGGTCTCGACCAGTGTGTTCCAGGCACCGCATTCGCTGCACTGCCCCGCCCACTTGGGAAATGTCGCGCCGCACTCGGTGCAGCCGTACAAGCGTTTGGCCTTGGCCATGACAACCCCAGTCGTTAGAAAACGCCCATGATAACGCAGGTTGCAACACCTGCCAGTCGCTGGGCGACGACTGCTTTTGAAAACCGGATAAAACTTACATGGACGACTCCGGTCGATTGAATGTGGCACGGGCGGCAGCAGTACGTCTGGGCTACACTCATCCGGATCAAATTTATCTGCTACAAGGAATTACCCCATGAGCGTGCTTAAGGAATTCAAGGCATTCGCGGTCAAAGGCAACGTAGTTGATATGGCCGTCGGTATTATCATCGGCGCGGCATTCGGCAAGATCGTTTCCTCGTTCGTCGGCGATGTCATCATGCCGCCGCTGGGCCTGCTGATTGGTGGCGTGGACTTCAGCGACCTGGCCGTCACCCTGCGTCCCGCGCAAGGGACTGCACCTGCGGTACTGCTGGCGTACGGCAAGTTCATCCAGACCGTCCTCGACTTCATCATCGTCGCGTTCGCGATCTTCATGGGCGTCAAGGCCATCAACCGCCTGAAACGCGAAGAAGCCAAGGCACCTACCCTGCCGCCAACACCCTCCAAAGAAGAAGTCCTGCTGGGCGAGATACGCGACCTGCTCAAAGAGCAGAGCAAACCGGCAGCGCCCATTACCGTGGATCCTGCGCGTACGCTTTGATTGAGTAAGGCCTGCACCTGCAGGCCATCGGCCCTAAGCAGTGCTTTTCAACCGCGATGGCACTGACAACGCAGAGTGCGACGTAAGTGACGGCTGAGTCCTGGCGCTGATCCGGGGGTAGCCTGGCAGGACGCCAGGCTAGCCGCACCGCGCCATGGATGGCGCGTTGCGGCGCCCCCCGGATCAGTGACAGGGCGAAGGAACCCGACGAAGTCGGGCCGGAAACGGAGCTAAGGACTTTGCTTACTTTGGTCCCTCAAAGTAAGTCGCCGAGGGGCGAAAAGGTGACCTGAGTCGAACCTCAATCTACCTGACATCACAGAACAGCTGTGTGACGCAGAGCGTGAGGAACGATAGTTATGTGACTGTCGTGCCAATGCTCGGCACGACAGCCATCGTTAGCCGCCAACCCTCACCAATACGTCTCCACCGCCACCTGCCCAGGCTTGCGTGACAGGCTCAAGCGCATCTCGCGCTGCTTGAGAATCGCCCGAGTGTCATCAATCATCTGCGGATTGCCGCACAGCATCACCCGCGAATGCTCCGGCGTGAGAGCAATGCCGGCCGCGCGCTCCAGCTCCCCGTTTTCGATCAACTGCGTAATACGTCCATTCAATGCGCCCGGATGCTGCTCGCGGGTCACCGTAGGCAGAAACAGAAACTTGTCCGCGTATTCAGCCAGGTACTCACGCTGCATCAGTTCGGCAATCAACTGCTGATAAGCCAGCTCGCGCGACTCACGAACGCTGTACACCAGAATCACCCGCTCGAACTTCTCCCAGACCTCGAAATCCTGAAGGATCGACAGAAACGGTGCGACACCCGTCCCTGTGGATAACAGCCATAGATCGCGCCCATCGACAAAGCGATCCAGGGTCAGATAACCAAACGCCTGCTTTTCCACCAACAGACTGTCGCCCTCACGCAAGCGGCTCAACTCGCTGGTGAACTCGCCATCCGGCACCACGATGGAAAAGAACTCCAGAAACTCGTCATGCGGAGAAGAAACCATCGAGTAGGCACGCCATACGACTGAACCGTCGGCCTTGGTCACCCCGAGACGCGCAAACTGTCCAGCACGAAAGCGAAAACCGGGATCACGCGTAGTGCGAAGGGTAAACAGGTTCGCGGTCAGCGGCGTGACACGCTGCAGTGTCTGTCGGGTGAATTTGTCGTCACTGACGGTCATGGTGCGCTTTGAACTCCTGAATATGGAAAACAGAGCCCAGTGTCACGCAAAGCAGGCTCGATAAACACCGGCTATTTGTGATGGATTACCCGGCAACGGGCTCTGCCGCTTAGAGTATTTGGTTCTTGGATCAGCCCTTGCAGGGTCGAACGTCCACAGAGCCGATTACCCCGACCCCTCTTGCGCGAGGGTTTCAGCCGACAGCCACAGAACACGCTGCCAAGTGCCATCAGCCCATCCGTCCGGCTGATCCGCAGCCTGACGGATTGCGGTCTATTTGTTCCTAGACTGGATAAACACCCAGCAAGGTCTGTACACGTACTGCAAGGAGGCTACATGAACACAATGGACATAAATTTCTCACAGCCCTCGCCAGCAAAAAACCTGACTCAGAGAGAAATCGAAGTCCTCAAATGGTCCGCTGAAGGCAAAACAGCTGGCGACATCGCAATGATCCTCTGCCTGAAGGAGCGCACCATTCACTTCCACATTGCCAGCGCCATTCAAAAAATGGGCGTTTGCAACAAGACGGCTGCCGCCGTACAAGCCGCACTCAGCGGGATGTTCTGACAAACGGGCAATCACCGCGTAATCAGACAGGTATCGAAACGAAAAAATACGTAAAATCGTCTGTCTCAGCGAGCCCACCTGTCATCGGGCTCACTGACATACCTTCGATTGCACAGAGTTCTCCCGCCAATGCCCCTGCTCATCAGTCCCTTCGCTGAACTTGATCTCATTCGCCAACCCGAGCAACAGGATGAGCCCCTGCAGGCCTTCGATGCCGCTGACGAGTACCTGCTCAATCATGTTGCACAAACAGGGCTGAGCCTGCCAAGCCGGGTTCTGGTGCTCAATGACAGTTTCGGCGCGCTGGCGGCAAGTCTCGCGCCGCATGCCACGGTGATCAGCAGTACCGACTCGTTTCTGGCGGCACAGGCGCTGGAAAAGAATCTGGCGCGCAACGGCATGAGCTACGACGCAGTACCGCACATTCCGGCCAGCGAAGCGTTGCAGGGGCCATTCGACTGGGTGCTGATTCGTGTGCCCAAGACCCTGGCGCTGCTCGAGGAGCAACTGATACGCCTGCAAGGCCAGCTGGCCCCCGGCGCACGGGTTATCGCTGCAGCAATGGTCAAGCATTTGCCGCGTTCGGCTGGCGACTTGCTGGAGGAATATGTCGGACCGGTCCAAGCCTCGCTGGCAGTGAAAAAAGCCAGGCTGTTGTTTGCCACGCCACAGCCCATGGAAGTGCGCACCTCGCCCTACCCGACGCGCTACCGGCTGGATGAACCGGCCATCGAACTGCTCAACCATGCCAATGTGTTCTGCCGCGACGGGCTGGACATCGGCACCCGCGCTTTCCTGCCGCATCTGCCAAAAAATCTTGGCACGGCACGGGTCGCGGACCTGGGTTGCGGTAACGGCGTACTGGCCATCGCCAGTGCGCTGGACAACCCGCAGGCGCACTACACGCTGGTCGACGAGTCGTTCATGGCCGTGCAATCGGCAGCCGAGAACTGGCAAGCGACGCTGGGTGATCGCGACGTACGGATTCAAGCAGGCGACGGTCTGGAGATGCAGGAGCCTGATTCGCTGGATGTGGTGCTGTGCAACCCGCCCTTCCACCAGCAACAAGTGGTCGGCGACTTTCTTGCCTGGCGGATGTTCCTTCAGGCCCGGGCCGCTCTGGTGACTGGCGGGGCGCTGTACATCGTCGGCAATCGCCACCTGGGTTATCACACCAAGCTGTCGCGCCTGTTCCGCGGCGTCGAACAAGTCGCCGCTACGCCGAAATTCGTGATCCTGAAAGCCCGCAAGTAACCCACGCCCACGGCACAAAAAAAGACCCCCTTGCCACGCGAGTGGCAAGAGGGTCGCAAAACGTGTCCGCAGACACGAACGGGAATTCAGTATCAGTGTGTCGTCAGGCCCGCTGCGCTCATGAACATGCGCATCAGGCTGGCCACGATGAACAGCGCGAATACGCTGCCCGCCCAGATTCCGACCAGCCAGGCCAGTCGTTGCCAGAGCGGCTTGCTCAGCGCCGGATCAGGATCGTGCATGGAATTTTTACCAGACATCGTCATTCTCCTCGGTTCGGACTAGTGATAACCGTCTGCAGCCGTCACCTTGCCGCGGAACACGTAGTAGCTCCAGAAGGTGTAGCCCAGGATGAACGGAATGATGAACAGCGTGCCCACCAGCATGAAGCCCTGGCTCTGCGGCGGCGCGGCGGCTGCCCAGATCGATACCGACGGCGGGATGATGTTTGGCCACAGACTGATGCCCAGACCGCTGTAACCCAGGAAGATCAGCAACAGGGTCAGCAGAAACGGCGTGTAGTGGGCATTGCGGGCCACCGCCTTGAACAGACCATACATGGTCACCAGCACCAGAATCGGTACCGGCATGAACCAGAACAGGTTGGGCATGCTGAACCAGCGATGCGCGATATCAGCGTGGGCCAGCGGCGTCCACAGGCTGACCACGCCCATGACCGCGAGCACCGCAAGGGCCAGCGGACGCGCCAGATCATGCATCGCCTTCTGCAGCGAGCCTTCGGTTTTCATGATCAGCCAAGTGCAGCCCAGCAGCGCATAGGCGACGATCAAGGCCAGCCCGCAGAACATCGGGAACGGCGAGAGCCAGTCCAGCGAGCCCCCGGCAAACTGGCGATCGACCACCGGAATACCTTCAATGTAGGTACCCAGCGCCACGCCCTGGAAGAAGGTCGCAGCCAGCGAGCCGCCAATGAACGCCTTGTCCCACCAGTGGCGCTTCAGTTCGGTCGCCTTGAAGCGGAACTCGAATGCCACGCCACGGAAAATCAGGCCCATGAGCATGAACATCAGCGGCAGGTACAGCGCAGACAGGACCACCGAGTAGGCCAGCGGGAATGCACCGAACAGTGCCGCACCGCCCAGCACCAGCCAGGTTTCGTTGCCGTCCCAGACCGGCGCAACGGTGTTCATCATCACATCGCGGTCGGAACTGTCTTTCATGAACGGGAAGAGAATCCCGATACCCAGATCGAAGCCGTCCATCACCACGTACATCATGATGCCGAAGACGATGATGATGGCCCAGATCAGCGGAAGATCGATACCCATGGCTTAAATCCCCTTGCCGTGACGGTCAAGATTGTCGCCATCTTCTTCGCCTTCAACAGCGGCGGAGAGCGGACGGGCCGGTGTGCGTTGCTGGCCGGGACCACCGTGAGGCACATGTTCGACATAGGCCTTCGGCCCTTTGCGAACCAGACGCATCATGTAGCCAAGGCCTGTGCCGAAGAGCACGAAGTAGACGACCACGAACAGCACCAGGGTGATGCTCATCTGCGCCACGCTGTGCCCGGACGAGGCATCGGCGGTACGCATCAGGCCGTACACGACCCACGGCTGACGGCCGATTTCAGTGGTGAACCAGCCGGCGAGAATCGCGATCAGGCCAGACGGCCCCATCCACAACGCCAGGTACAGGAACGGACGCGAGTTATACAGCGTGCCGCGCTTGCGCAGCCACAGGCTCCACAGGCCGGTGAAGATCATCAGCATGCCAAGGGCGACCATGACCCGGAACGACCAGAACACGATTGTCGAATTAGGGCGATCCTCGGGCTTGAATTCCTTGAGCGCAGGCACCTGCTTGTCGAGACTGTGGGTCAGGATCAGGCTGCCCAGGTACGGAATTTCCACCGCGTACTTGGTTCGTTCTTCCTTCATGTCGGGAATGCCGAACAGGATAAGCGGGGTCGGTTCGTCACCGACGTTCTCCCAGTGACCTTCGATGGCCGCAATCTTCGCAGGCTGATGCTTGAGCGTATTCAGACCGTGGAAGTCACCGACGACAGCCTGGACAGGCGCCACCAGCAGGGCCATCCACATGGCCATCGAGAGCATCTTGCGCACCGCAGGCGTGTCGCGGCCCCGCAACAGGTGCCAGGCGGCCGACGAACCGACGAAGAACGCCGTCGCCACGAACGCGGCAATGGCCATGTGCGTCAGGCGATAAGGGAACGACGGGTTGAAGACCACGGCGAACCAGTCAGTGGGAATGATCCGACCGTCGATGATCTCGAACCCTTGCGGTGTCTGCATCCAGCTGTTGGACGACAGAATCCAGAAGGTGGAGATCAGCGTGCCGATGGCAACCATTACCGTGGAGAAGAAGTGCAGTCTGCGGCCGACACGGTTCCAGCCGAACAGCATCACGCCGAGGAAGCCCGCTTCCAGGAAGAACGCGGTCAGTACCTCG encodes:
- a CDS encoding PilZ domain-containing protein translates to MTDSPEDRRRFKRIAFDAKTDLKQGDKSWKVQLVDLSLKGLLIDRPDPWNGDQTQPFEVDIILSNDAHVKMDVEITHDNNRQLGFVCRHIGLESISHLRRLVELNLGDPEELDRELAALIELQE
- a CDS encoding methyltransferase — protein: MPLLISPFAELDLIRQPEQQDEPLQAFDAADEYLLNHVAQTGLSLPSRVLVLNDSFGALAASLAPHATVISSTDSFLAAQALEKNLARNGMSYDAVPHIPASEALQGPFDWVLIRVPKTLALLEEQLIRLQGQLAPGARVIAAAMVKHLPRSAGDLLEEYVGPVQASLAVKKARLLFATPQPMEVRTSPYPTRYRLDEPAIELLNHANVFCRDGLDIGTRAFLPHLPKNLGTARVADLGCGNGVLAIASALDNPQAHYTLVDESFMAVQSAAENWQATLGDRDVRIQAGDGLEMQEPDSLDVVLCNPPFHQQQVVGDFLAWRMFLQARAALVTGGALYIVGNRHLGYHTKLSRLFRGVEQVAATPKFVILKARK
- the radA gene encoding DNA repair protein RadA; translated protein: MAKAKRLYGCTECGATFPKWAGQCSECGAWNTLVETMIESGAAAPPTGRTGWTGSQAQIRTLAEVSVEEIPRFSTNSTELDRVLGGGLVDGSVVLIGGDPGIGKSTILLQTLCNIAQRMPALYVTGEESQQQVAMRARRLGLPQDKLRVMTETCIETIIATAKVEKPKVMVIDSIQTIFTEQLQSAPGGVSQVRESAALLVRYAKQSGTAIFLVGHVTKEGALAGPRVLEHMVDTVLYFEGESDGRLRLLRAVKNRFGAVNELGVFGMTDKGLKEVSNPSAIFLTRAQEEVPGSVVMATWEGTRPMLVEVQALVDDSHMSNPRRVTLGLDQNRLAMLLAVLHRHGGIPTHDQDVFLNVVGGVKVLETASDLALMAAVMSSLRNRPLPHDLLVFGEVGLSGEVRPVPSGQERLKEAAKHGFKRAIVPKGNAPKEAPPGLQIIAVTRLEQALDALFE
- a CDS encoding cytochrome ubiquinol oxidase subunit I; amino-acid sequence: MFGLEAIDLARIQFAFTISFHILFPAITIGLASYLAVLEGLWLKTRDDVYRDLYHFWSKIFAVNFGMGVVSGLVMAYQFGTNWSRFSDFAGAVTGPLLTYEVLTAFFLEAGFLGVMLFGWNRVGRRLHFFSTVMVAIGTLISTFWILSSNSWMQTPQGFEIIDGRIIPTDWFAVVFNPSFPYRLTHMAIAAFVATAFFVGSSAAWHLLRGRDTPAVRKMLSMAMWMALLVAPVQAVVGDFHGLNTLKHQPAKIAAIEGHWENVGDEPTPLILFGIPDMKEERTKYAVEIPYLGSLILTHSLDKQVPALKEFKPEDRPNSTIVFWSFRVMVALGMLMIFTGLWSLWLRKRGTLYNSRPFLYLALWMGPSGLIAILAGWFTTEIGRQPWVVYGLMRTADASSGHSVAQMSITLVLFVVVYFVLFGTGLGYMMRLVRKGPKAYVEHVPHGGPGQQRTPARPLSAAVEGEEDGDNLDRHGKGI
- the mscL gene encoding large-conductance mechanosensitive channel protein MscL, with product MSVLKEFKAFAVKGNVVDMAVGIIIGAAFGKIVSSFVGDVIMPPLGLLIGGVDFSDLAVTLRPAQGTAPAVLLAYGKFIQTVLDFIIVAFAIFMGVKAINRLKREEAKAPTLPPTPSKEEVLLGEIRDLLKEQSKPAAPITVDPARTL
- the cydB gene encoding cytochrome d ubiquinol oxidase subunit II: MGIDLPLIWAIIIVFGIMMYVVMDGFDLGIGILFPFMKDSSDRDVMMNTVAPVWDGNETWLVLGGAALFGAFPLAYSVVLSALYLPLMFMLMGLIFRGVAFEFRFKATELKRHWWDKAFIGGSLAATFFQGVALGTYIEGIPVVDRQFAGGSLDWLSPFPMFCGLALIVAYALLGCTWLIMKTEGSLQKAMHDLARPLALAVLAVMGVVSLWTPLAHADIAHRWFSMPNLFWFMPVPILVLVTMYGLFKAVARNAHYTPFLLTLLLIFLGYSGLGISLWPNIIPPSVSIWAAAAPPQSQGFMLVGTLFIIPFILGYTFWSYYVFRGKVTAADGYH
- a CDS encoding DUF2474 domain-containing protein, translating into MSGKNSMHDPDPALSKPLWQRLAWLVGIWAGSVFALFIVASLMRMFMSAAGLTTH
- a CDS encoding helix-turn-helix domain-containing protein; translation: MNTMDINFSQPSPAKNLTQREIEVLKWSAEGKTAGDIAMILCLKERTIHFHIASAIQKMGVCNKTAAAVQAALSGMF
- a CDS encoding ferredoxin--NADP reductase, encoding MTVSDDKFTRQTLQRVTPLTANLFTLRTTRDPGFRFRAGQFARLGVTKADGSVVWRAYSMVSSPHDEFLEFFSIVVPDGEFTSELSRLREGDSLLVEKQAFGYLTLDRFVDGRDLWLLSTGTGVAPFLSILQDFEVWEKFERVILVYSVRESRELAYQQLIAELMQREYLAEYADKFLFLPTVTREQHPGALNGRITQLIENGELERAAGIALTPEHSRVMLCGNPQMIDDTRAILKQREMRLSLSRKPGQVAVETYW